One part of the Actinomycetota bacterium genome encodes these proteins:
- a CDS encoding zf-HC2 domain-containing protein, which yields MTAGGTDGPDHLGDLLSGLLDGELSPGADAGARRHLEACHDCALELESVRRVRAWVRGLPPVEPPFGFYERLLGDERRGLGTARWPWSSPRVGVAAFAASAAAAVVLLGLASPSEPPVTTPVSHFVEAHVTGASLGSDPLSGLAPIGVPVTFSR from the coding sequence GTGACGGCCGGTGGTACCGATGGGCCTGACCACCTGGGCGACCTGCTCTCGGGCCTGCTCGACGGCGAGCTGTCCCCGGGGGCCGACGCCGGCGCCAGGCGCCACCTGGAGGCGTGCCACGACTGTGCGCTGGAACTGGAGTCGGTCCGCCGGGTACGGGCCTGGGTGCGCGGCCTGCCCCCCGTCGAGCCCCCGTTCGGCTTCTACGAACGCCTGCTGGGCGACGAGCGGCGGGGCCTGGGAACGGCTCGCTGGCCGTGGTCGTCGCCCCGGGTGGGCGTGGCTGCCTTCGCGGCCAGCGCAGCCGCCGCCGTGGTGCTGCTGGGCCTGGCCTCGCCCTCGGAGCCGCCCGTCACCACGCCCGTCAGCCATTTCGTGGAAGCCCACGTCACCGGTGCATCCCTGGGCAGCGACCCCCTCAGCGGCCTGGCGCCCATCGGCGTCCCCGTGAC
- a CDS encoding O-acetyl-ADP-ribose deacetylase, with protein sequence MRLEAARTDITREAVDAVVNAANEALAGGGGVDGAIHRAAGWVEMAEACRRLGGCATGDAKPTPGFALAARWVIHTVGPVYRGGHEGEAELLASCYRRCLEVADELGARSVAFPAISTGVYGYPADEAATIAVLTLAATPTEVELVRLVAFDERTLSLYEARLGTL encoded by the coding sequence ATGCGTCTCGAAGCAGCCCGAACTGACATAACCCGAGAAGCGGTCGACGCCGTCGTGAACGCCGCCAACGAGGCCCTGGCCGGCGGTGGCGGGGTCGACGGGGCCATCCACCGGGCCGCCGGGTGGGTGGAGATGGCCGAGGCCTGCCGCCGGCTGGGGGGCTGTGCCACGGGCGACGCCAAGCCCACCCCCGGCTTCGCGCTGGCCGCCCGCTGGGTCATCCACACCGTCGGCCCCGTCTACCGGGGTGGGCACGAGGGCGAGGCCGAGCTACTGGCGTCCTGCTACCGCCGCTGCCTGGAGGTGGCCGACGAGCTGGGTGCCCGGTCGGTGGCCTTCCCGGCCATCTCGACGGGCGTCTACGGATACCCGGCCGACGAGGCGGCCACCATCGCCGTCCTCACCCTGGCGGCCACGCCCACCGAGGTCGAGCTCGTCCGCCTGGTCGCCTTCGACGAACGCACGCTCTCGCTCTACGAGGCTCGGCTGGGCACCCTATGA
- a CDS encoding WhiB family transcriptional regulator, producing MEVAASGRRGHRFDVGDRSWQVQANCLGVDPDLFFPERGMSTREAKAVCRACVVQQDCLEYALVNGEKFGIWGGLSERERRRLRRQRSLTRRPAASA from the coding sequence ATGGAGGTAGCAGCGAGCGGGCGGCGGGGCCACCGTTTCGACGTCGGTGACCGGAGCTGGCAAGTTCAGGCCAACTGCCTCGGAGTCGATCCAGACCTGTTCTTCCCGGAGCGGGGCATGTCGACGCGCGAGGCCAAGGCGGTGTGCCGGGCTTGCGTGGTGCAGCAGGACTGCTTGGAGTACGCCCTCGTCAACGGGGAGAAGTTCGGCATCTGGGGCGGGCTCAGCGAACGGGAGCGGCGCCGCCTGCGCCGCCAGCGTTCCCTGACCCGGCGCCCGGCCGCCTCGGCCTGA
- the pstC gene encoding phosphate ABC transporter permease subunit PstC produces MTATRLPPRASLLGNRRRLADRAFHLGSWLSGAAVFVVLALIAFTMTNRAWPALSAEGVSFVTSSRWAPSQDIYGALAFISGTMLISLIALALAVPVSIGIALFVSVIAPRWLRQPVVYLIDLLAAIPSVVFGLWGLLVVAPVIVSFYDDVSRVLAPVPLVGGIFSGPVNGKSLFTAGMILALMITPIVTSISREVFDTVPRSLKEAAWALGSTRWEMIRGAVFPHSRDGVIGGVMLGLGRAMGETIAAALVIGSSPQLTARIFGSGDAMAAVIANQFGEAGGLHRSALIGLGVLLFLMTIVVNLIARAIVARQEARLAGLR; encoded by the coding sequence ATGACGGCCACTCGGCTCCCGCCCCGGGCCAGCCTCCTCGGCAACCGCCGGCGCCTGGCGGACCGGGCGTTCCACCTCGGGAGCTGGCTGAGCGGGGCGGCCGTCTTCGTGGTGCTGGCACTCATCGCCTTCACGATGACGAACCGGGCCTGGCCGGCCCTGAGCGCGGAGGGGGTCAGCTTCGTGACCTCCTCCCGCTGGGCCCCCTCTCAGGACATCTACGGGGCCCTGGCCTTCATCAGCGGGACCATGCTCATCTCGCTCATCGCGCTGGCCCTGGCCGTGCCTGTCAGCATCGGGATCGCCCTGTTCGTGTCGGTGATCGCCCCCCGGTGGCTGCGCCAGCCCGTCGTCTACCTGATCGACCTGCTGGCCGCCATCCCCTCGGTGGTGTTCGGTCTGTGGGGCCTGCTGGTGGTGGCCCCGGTCATCGTGAGCTTCTACGACGACGTCTCCCGGGTGCTGGCCCCCGTACCACTGGTGGGCGGGATCTTCTCGGGGCCGGTCAACGGCAAGAGCCTGTTCACGGCCGGGATGATCCTCGCCCTGATGATCACCCCGATCGTCACCTCGATCAGCCGCGAGGTGTTCGACACCGTCCCCCGCAGCCTCAAGGAGGCGGCCTGGGCCCTGGGGTCGACGCGGTGGGAGATGATCCGAGGGGCGGTGTTCCCCCACAGCCGCGACGGGGTCATCGGGGGCGTCATGCTGGGCCTGGGCCGGGCCATGGGGGAGACGATCGCGGCCGCCCTGGTCATCGGGTCGAGCCCCCAGCTCACGGCCCGGATCTTCGGCAGCGGCGACGCCATGGCGGCCGTCATCGCCAACCAGTTCGGGGAGGCCGGCGGTCTACACCGCTCGGCGCTCATCGGTCTGGGGGTGCTGCTGTTCCTCATGACCATCGTCGTCAACCTGATCGCCCGAGCCATCGTGGCCCGCCAGGAGGCCCGTCTGGCAGGCCTGCGATGA
- a CDS encoding sigma-70 family RNA polymerase sigma factor — protein MTGEEVPSWEEIARKYGRFLYTVAYRLTGNDDDAKDLVQEVLLRVHKGLKTYRPGSMEGWLSRITTNAFLDDARRRRRRPAEPLPDQPERVTPPSPAADVVLASEALPEDVQEAVRALPPGYRATLVLSDVVGLSYQEISDTLDVPVGTVRSRLHRARALLREALA, from the coding sequence ATGACCGGGGAGGAGGTCCCATCCTGGGAGGAGATCGCCCGTAAGTACGGGCGGTTCCTCTACACGGTGGCTTACCGCCTCACCGGCAACGACGACGACGCCAAGGATCTCGTGCAGGAGGTGCTGCTCCGGGTGCACAAGGGCCTCAAGACCTACCGGCCCGGCTCCATGGAGGGCTGGTTGAGCCGCATCACCACCAACGCCTTCCTCGACGATGCCCGCCGCCGCCGGCGCCGGCCGGCCGAGCCCCTGCCCGACCAGCCGGAGCGGGTCACGCCGCCATCGCCCGCGGCCGACGTCGTGCTGGCCTCCGAGGCCCTGCCCGAAGACGTGCAGGAGGCCGTACGGGCCCTGCCTCCCGGCTACCGGGCCACCCTCGTGCTGTCTGACGTCGTCGGCCTCAGCTACCAGGAGATCAGCGACACCCTGGACGTTCCCGTGGGAACGGTGCGCAGCCGCCTGCACCGTGCCCGGGCCCTGCTGAGGGAGGCCCTGGCGTGA
- the tatA gene encoding twin-arginine translocase TatA/TatE family subunit — MGSIGAPELIILLVVILLLFGSTKLPKLARSVGQASKEFKKGVSEGARDGDDGAAADQPDPDEKVTMTKAELDAMLAEREAKARKDQPPTA, encoded by the coding sequence ATGGGAAGCATCGGAGCCCCAGAGCTGATCATCCTGCTCGTCGTGATCCTCCTGCTGTTCGGGTCCACGAAGTTGCCGAAGCTGGCCCGCTCGGTGGGCCAGGCGTCCAAGGAGTTCAAGAAGGGCGTCAGCGAGGGCGCTCGCGACGGCGACGACGGCGCGGCCGCCGACCAGCCCGACCCGGACGAGAAGGTCACCATGACCAAGGCCGAGCTCGACGCCATGCTGGCCGAGCGCGAGGCCAAGGCCCGCAAGGACCAGCCCCCTACAGCCTGA
- the pstS gene encoding phosphate ABC transporter substrate-binding protein PstS, which translates to MKRRLHGWLAAPALIVCLGLVAAACGDSGGGDAGSGGTGGGGPSQVQLAAATLNGSGATFPRAFYEEVILAFKDAQPAVTVNYAGGGSGTGRQNLQDGVVDFAGSDGLVRADDVPKYKGEFLYFPTVVAPITVSYNLSGVDRLSLNADTIARIFQRQVTVWNDPAIAATNAGVSLPSTPIVVAHRSDGSGTTENFTKYLAAAAPNVWTRGSGSTVEWPTDTQAGNGNTGVAQIVQSTNGAIGYVDLADAKASGLKFASVINKAGQPVTPTLAATSAALDGVPVNADLTYNPLNADGATSYPISAPTWVLVYKNQTDRAKGEALKGFLTFMLTEGQELAEDVDYARLPVSLQQKALQKVNEIVVPAP; encoded by the coding sequence GTGAAGCGACGGTTACATGGTTGGTTGGCGGCCCCGGCGCTCATCGTCTGCCTGGGGCTGGTCGCGGCGGCCTGCGGCGACAGCGGCGGTGGCGACGCGGGCTCGGGCGGCACGGGCGGGGGCGGGCCATCTCAGGTGCAGCTGGCGGCGGCCACCCTCAACGGCTCGGGTGCCACCTTCCCGCGGGCCTTCTACGAGGAGGTGATCCTGGCCTTCAAGGACGCCCAGCCGGCGGTCACCGTCAACTACGCGGGCGGCGGATCGGGCACCGGGCGCCAGAACCTGCAGGACGGTGTCGTCGACTTCGCAGGCAGCGACGGCCTGGTGAGGGCGGACGACGTCCCCAAGTACAAAGGTGAGTTCTTGTACTTCCCCACTGTCGTGGCCCCCATCACCGTCTCCTACAACCTGAGCGGGGTCGACCGCTTGTCCCTCAACGCCGACACGATCGCCAGGATCTTCCAGCGTCAAGTCACCGTGTGGAACGACCCCGCCATCGCGGCCACCAACGCGGGTGTGTCGCTGCCTTCGACCCCCATCGTGGTAGCCCACCGCTCCGACGGCTCCGGTACCACCGAGAACTTCACCAAGTACCTGGCGGCCGCCGCGCCCAACGTCTGGACCAGGGGCTCGGGCTCCACCGTCGAGTGGCCCACGGACACCCAGGCGGGCAACGGCAACACCGGCGTGGCCCAGATCGTGCAGTCCACCAACGGCGCCATCGGTTACGTCGACCTGGCCGACGCCAAGGCCAGCGGGCTCAAGTTCGCCTCGGTCATAAACAAGGCGGGCCAGCCGGTGACACCGACCCTGGCTGCGACCTCGGCGGCCCTCGACGGGGTGCCGGTCAATGCCGACCTCACGTACAACCCGCTGAACGCCGACGGGGCCACCTCCTACCCGATCTCAGCCCCGACGTGGGTCCTCGTCTACAAGAACCAGACCGACCGGGCCAAGGGCGAGGCCCTCAAGGGCTTCCTGACCTTCATGCTGACCGAGGGCCAGGAGCTGGCCGAGGACGTTGACTACGCTCGCCTGCCCGTGAGCCTCCAGCAGAAGGCACTGCAGAAAGTGAACGAGATCGTCGTCCCGGCCCCATGA
- the pstA gene encoding phosphate ABC transporter permease PstA — MTATGTRPAPGAPLAPGLGARLVSTLSAGRRYRNRLATLLICGAVVIAAVPLGLVLMYVIRKGGAIVDVPFLTRDIPVSSRRPGPGMGPAIVGTLLITLGAAAMAIPLGVFAAVYVNEYGKGSRFAAAVRFLSDVMAGVPSIVMGLFIYTVWVITFGQSGFAGAMALGALMLPIVIRSTEAMLKLVPNDLREGSAALGATRSRTILTVVLPAALPGITSGALLAIARAAGETAPLLFTIGAARTLNLSLFEGVNTALSTQIFANAQQPFLPAQDRAWGAALTLIVLVLVLTVLGRLISSRFSTKR, encoded by the coding sequence ATGACCGCCACCGGCACCCGGCCCGCACCCGGGGCACCTCTGGCCCCTGGGCTCGGGGCGAGGCTCGTATCGACCCTTTCGGCCGGTCGGCGCTACCGCAACCGGCTGGCGACCTTGCTGATCTGCGGGGCGGTGGTCATCGCCGCCGTGCCCCTGGGGCTCGTGCTGATGTACGTCATCCGCAAAGGCGGGGCGATCGTCGACGTCCCGTTCTTGACCAGGGACATCCCCGTCAGCTCTCGCCGGCCGGGCCCGGGAATGGGCCCGGCGATCGTGGGGACGCTCCTGATCACCCTCGGCGCGGCCGCCATGGCGATACCCCTGGGGGTCTTCGCGGCCGTCTATGTCAACGAGTACGGCAAGGGGTCGCGGTTCGCTGCGGCTGTCCGCTTCCTCAGCGATGTGATGGCCGGGGTCCCGTCCATCGTCATGGGCCTGTTCATCTACACGGTGTGGGTCATCACCTTCGGTCAGTCGGGCTTCGCCGGGGCCATGGCCCTGGGCGCCCTGATGCTGCCCATCGTCATCCGCTCCACCGAGGCCATGCTCAAGCTCGTGCCCAACGATCTTCGGGAGGGGAGCGCGGCGCTGGGGGCCACCCGTTCGCGCACGATCCTGACGGTCGTGCTGCCCGCGGCCCTGCCCGGGATCACCAGCGGCGCGCTGCTGGCCATCGCCCGGGCCGCTGGGGAGACGGCGCCTCTGCTGTTCACCATCGGGGCGGCCAGGACCCTCAATCTCAGCCTCTTCGAGGGTGTCAACACCGCGCTGTCGACCCAGATCTTCGCCAACGCCCAGCAGCCGTTCCTGCCCGCCCAGGACCGGGCCTGGGGCGCGGCCCTCACCCTGATCGTGCTGGTCCTGGTGTTGACGGTCCTCGGGCGGCTCATCTCGTCGAGGTTCTCGACGAAGCGATGA
- the phoU gene encoding phosphate signaling complex protein PhoU: MSGRAHFDEALDALRVDVGALGGMAEDAVRDSAAALVGDRPELAERVIAGDDEIDRLFVALEERAYQLVAQQAPVAHDLRFLMAVLRVISDYEKTGDRAVSVAKVAIAEWEREPHSLTLLGRMADLSIELLVQSRRAWTGQDLVRARQLKARDDVLDDCYRRLVRHLLDQGSPGASGLVLYAHSAGRHFERIADHAVIVGERVAYLLTGDPGALAAEVR; this comes from the coding sequence TTGAGCGGCCGGGCCCACTTCGACGAGGCCCTCGATGCCCTGCGGGTCGACGTCGGGGCGCTGGGCGGGATGGCCGAGGACGCAGTGAGAGATTCCGCCGCCGCCCTCGTTGGGGACCGGCCCGAGCTGGCCGAGAGGGTCATCGCCGGCGACGACGAGATCGACCGGCTCTTCGTGGCCCTCGAGGAGAGGGCTTACCAGCTCGTGGCCCAGCAGGCCCCCGTGGCCCACGACCTGCGGTTCCTCATGGCTGTGCTGCGGGTCATCTCCGACTACGAGAAGACGGGCGACCGGGCCGTCTCGGTGGCCAAGGTGGCCATCGCCGAGTGGGAACGGGAGCCCCACAGCCTCACCCTGCTGGGTCGCATGGCCGACCTGTCCATCGAGTTGCTGGTGCAGTCGCGACGGGCCTGGACGGGCCAGGACTTGGTGAGGGCCCGCCAGCTCAAGGCGCGCGACGACGTGCTGGACGACTGCTACCGGCGGCTGGTGCGCCACCTGCTCGACCAGGGCTCGCCCGGGGCGAGCGGGCTCGTGCTCTACGCCCACTCGGCCGGCCGTCACTTCGAGCGGATCGCCGACCACGCGGTGATCGTGGGCGAGAGGGTCGCTTACCTTCTGACTGGGGACCCGGGAGCGCTGGCCGCCGAGGTCCGATGA
- the pstB gene encoding phosphate ABC transporter ATP-binding protein PstB, whose product MTLEAEEQGDEDEMSSEAPLDVAVRKPDVAVPAPGPAPADASKEEAVVFEVSGLDVYYGSFRALRDVNLTVPKGKITAFIGPSGCGKTTLLRCLNRMNDMIPGARVEGKVTYHGEDLYAPAVDPVEVRRRIGMVFQRPNPFPKSIFDNVAFGPRISGQRKGLDELVERCLRKAALWDEVKDRLKVPATSLSGGQQQRLCIARAIATEPEVILMDEPCSALDPIATVRIEDLMQELKDEYTIVIVTHNMQQAARVSDMTAFFTAEVNEKSDTRTGILVEYDRTNKIFTGPADERTESYVTGRFG is encoded by the coding sequence GTGACGTTGGAGGCCGAGGAGCAGGGGGACGAGGACGAGATGAGTAGTGAAGCACCCCTCGATGTAGCCGTGCGCAAGCCCGACGTGGCTGTGCCCGCCCCCGGCCCGGCCCCGGCGGATGCCTCGAAGGAAGAGGCGGTCGTCTTCGAAGTCTCGGGGCTCGACGTGTATTACGGGTCGTTCCGCGCCCTTCGTGACGTGAACCTCACGGTCCCGAAGGGCAAGATCACGGCCTTCATCGGCCCCTCGGGTTGCGGCAAGACGACGCTGCTGCGGTGCCTCAACCGCATGAACGACATGATCCCCGGGGCTCGGGTCGAAGGCAAGGTCACCTACCACGGTGAGGACCTCTACGCCCCCGCGGTCGACCCCGTCGAGGTCCGGCGGCGGATCGGGATGGTGTTCCAGCGGCCCAACCCGTTCCCCAAGTCGATCTTCGACAACGTCGCCTTCGGGCCCCGCATCAGCGGCCAGCGAAAGGGCCTCGACGAGCTGGTCGAGCGCTGCCTGCGCAAGGCCGCCCTGTGGGACGAGGTCAAAGATCGCCTGAAGGTGCCCGCCACCTCGCTGTCGGGCGGCCAGCAGCAGCGGCTGTGCATCGCCCGGGCCATCGCCACCGAGCCCGAGGTGATCCTCATGGACGAGCCCTGCTCGGCTCTGGACCCCATCGCCACCGTCCGCATCGAGGACCTCATGCAGGAGCTCAAAGACGAGTACACGATCGTGATCGTGACCCACAACATGCAGCAGGCGGCCCGGGTCAGCGACATGACGGCTTTCTTCACGGCCGAGGTGAACGAGAAGTCCGACACCCGCACAGGGATCCTGGTGGAGTACGACCGTACGAACAAGATCTTCACCGGGCCGGCCGACGAGCGCACGGAGAGCTACGTCACCGGCCGGTTCGGTTGA
- a CDS encoding glutamate formiminotransferase, translated as MARAPALLECVINVSEGADGAVIDALVAAAQPCLLDVHSDPHHHRSVLTLGGPGPEVEEAARAVTTAAVGLIDLGLHVGAHPRLGSVDVVPFVPLAGATLADAVAARDRFAAWAGRKLGVPCFVYGPERGLPEVRRLAWSAITPSAGPAVAHPRAGAICVGARPVLVAYNLWLAPSATLATARSIAADLRSPTVRSLGLDLGGRAQVSCNLVEPASTGPGDVYDFVAARAPVERAELVGLVPASVLEAVPPARWAELDLDADRTIEHRLAVRPRRPGAGSGNAGGAGGAAPVR; from the coding sequence ATGGCCAGAGCCCCCGCGCTGCTCGAGTGCGTGATCAACGTGAGCGAGGGTGCCGACGGCGCCGTCATCGACGCTTTGGTGGCCGCCGCCCAGCCCTGCCTGCTCGACGTGCACAGCGACCCCCACCACCACCGCTCGGTGCTGACCCTGGGCGGGCCAGGGCCGGAGGTCGAGGAGGCGGCCCGGGCGGTCACGACTGCGGCCGTGGGGCTCATCGACCTGGGCCTCCACGTCGGCGCCCACCCTCGGCTGGGCTCGGTCGACGTCGTGCCGTTCGTGCCCCTGGCCGGGGCAACATTGGCCGACGCCGTCGCCGCCCGGGACCGGTTCGCGGCCTGGGCCGGCCGCAAGCTGGGGGTCCCGTGCTTCGTCTACGGGCCCGAAAGAGGCCTCCCCGAGGTGAGGAGGCTGGCCTGGTCGGCAATCACGCCGTCGGCCGGGCCGGCCGTGGCCCATCCCCGGGCGGGGGCCATCTGCGTGGGGGCACGGCCCGTACTGGTGGCCTACAACCTCTGGCTGGCCCCGTCTGCAACCCTGGCCACTGCCCGGTCGATCGCCGCCGACCTGCGGTCACCGACGGTTAGGTCCCTGGGCCTCGACCTCGGGGGCCGGGCCCAGGTGTCCTGCAACCTCGTCGAGCCGGCGTCGACCGGCCCGGGCGACGTGTACGACTTCGTGGCCGCCCGAGCCCCGGTGGAGCGGGCCGAACTGGTCGGGTTGGTCCCCGCGTCAGTGCTCGAGGCCGTGCCCCCGGCCCGCTGGGCCGAGCTCGACCTCGACGCCGACCGGACGATCGAGCACCGCCTGGCCGTCAGGCCGAGGCGGCCGGGCGCCGGGTCAGGGAACGCTGGCGGCGCAGGCGGCGCCGCTCCCGTTCGCTGA